In Solobacterium moorei, a single genomic region encodes these proteins:
- a CDS encoding 6-phospho-alpha-glucosidase — protein sequence MSDKKFNVVIAGGGSTYTPGIVKMMLQHTDIFPLESITLYDNDAERQSILGEALEIVIREDAPEIKFSYTTDPEKAFSNKDFCMAHIRVGKYAMRKLDEQIPLKYGVVGQETCGPGGIAYGMRSITGMLEIIDYMDKYSPSCWMLNYSNPAAIVAEACRVLRPNSKVINICDMPVGTRRRMSYIVGKKYEDLDVRYFGLNHFGWWTSVKDIHTGEDYLPKLLEYVSKNGYLTQKAIDTQHMDASWQATHRKAADLMKVEPKFLPNTYLKYYLYPDYVVEHSDINHTRADEVIEGREKTVFDAAKEIVKKGTATGGEFEVDNHAEFIVSLARALAFNTHEIMLCIVENKGSIENFDDDAMVEVPCIVGHNGPEPLSQGKIPNFERGLMYEQVSVEKLVVEAYIEKSYLKLLQAISLSKMVPSVDVAQKILDDLIIANKEFWPELH from the coding sequence ATGAGTGATAAGAAATTTAATGTAGTTATTGCAGGTGGAGGAAGTACATATACTCCAGGTATCGTAAAAATGATGCTTCAGCATACGGATATTTTCCCACTAGAATCTATTACTTTATATGATAATGATGCTGAACGTCAGAGTATTTTAGGAGAGGCTCTAGAGATTGTTATTAGAGAAGACGCACCTGAGATTAAATTTTCTTATACAACAGATCCTGAAAAAGCATTTAGTAACAAAGATTTTTGCATGGCACATATTCGCGTTGGAAAATATGCAATGCGAAAACTTGATGAGCAAATTCCATTGAAGTATGGAGTAGTTGGTCAAGAAACATGTGGACCTGGTGGAATTGCATATGGTATGCGGTCTATCACTGGTATGTTAGAAATTATTGACTATATGGATAAGTATTCACCAAGTTGTTGGATGCTTAATTATTCTAATCCTGCTGCAATTGTTGCAGAAGCCTGTCGTGTATTGAGACCTAATTCCAAAGTCATTAATATTTGTGACATGCCTGTAGGGACACGTCGTAGAATGTCCTATATAGTGGGGAAGAAATATGAAGATCTTGATGTTCGTTATTTTGGTTTGAATCACTTTGGATGGTGGACAAGTGTCAAAGATATTCATACTGGTGAAGATTATTTGCCTAAATTATTAGAATATGTTTCTAAAAATGGATATTTAACACAAAAAGCAATTGATACACAGCATATGGATGCTTCATGGCAAGCAACGCATAGAAAAGCTGCTGATTTAATGAAGGTTGAGCCAAAATTCTTACCAAATACATATTTAAAATATTATTTATATCCTGATTATGTTGTGGAACATTCTGATATCAATCATACGCGTGCGGATGAAGTTATTGAGGGTCGAGAAAAGACAGTTTTTGACGCAGCTAAGGAAATTGTAAAAAAGGGTACTGCAACAGGTGGCGAATTCGAAGTGGATAACCATGCAGAATTTATCGTATCTTTAGCAAGAGCTCTTGCATTCAATACACATGAGATTATGCTGTGTATTGTTGAAAATAAAGGTTCAATTGAAAACTTTGACGATGATGCAATGGTTGAAGTTCCATGTATCGTTGGACATAATGGACCAGAGCCACTATCACAAGGGAAGATTCCGAATTTTGAAAGAGGTTTAATGTATGAGCAGGTTTCAGTAGAAAAACTTGTTGTAGAGGCTTATATTGAAAAGAGTTATCTCAAGTTATTGCAGGCTATTTCTTTATCAAAGATGGTTCCTAGCGTAGATGTTGCGCAAAAGATTTTAGATGATCTTATTATTGCAAATAAAGAATTCTGGCCTGAATTACATTAA
- a CDS encoding PTS transporter subunit EIIC, which translates to MKDRIMGAMQSFSKAMFTPVLILPIAGILIAIGNLFTNARLLAVLPFLDNPFTKGFGTILSGSLVTILQNLGIIFCVGIALGLAKKKRAEAGFTALLAYFVFINAMNKFMGLTGVLLKDAPSLAGTGQTMVLGVQVLDMGVFLGIILGVVTALVHNKFIDTEFNNAFQIYGGARFVFIVLIPIVVLLAIIFTYVWPFFQAGIDALGLFINHAGNFGIFLYGTLERLLIPTGLHHLVYTPFLYTKLGGIAEVGGKVLEGSRNIYFAEIADTSVKVLSKSVVWDARGLSKMFGLIGACLAMYHTAKKENKGKIKAILIAAAFTSFIAGVTEPIEFSFLFVAPILFVVHACLSGLGMVAFNVLNVRAIGPNGFIDFLLYNLPLGITKTHWPMYIVIGIVEFFVYYFIFRFLIQKLNLKTLGREDDEKDMKLHSKAEYNEKVKGEKEVAASSDKSEKKGIDAGLIIKCLGGKDNIVKVDSCFTRLRLVVKSSEEIDEETLKSKTGAFGVVKEGTTVQVIYGMKINAVRKAVEEKLGIGE; encoded by the coding sequence ATGAAAGACAGAATCATGGGGGCAATGCAAAGCTTTTCAAAAGCTATGTTTACTCCAGTATTAATCTTACCAATCGCAGGTATTTTAATTGCTATTGGTAATTTGTTTACAAATGCTCGCTTATTAGCGGTATTACCATTTTTAGATAACCCATTTACAAAGGGATTTGGAACAATTCTATCAGGTTCGTTAGTAACCATTTTACAAAACTTAGGAATTATTTTCTGTGTTGGTATTGCATTAGGATTGGCAAAGAAGAAGCGTGCTGAGGCTGGATTTACTGCTTTATTAGCATATTTTGTATTTATTAATGCAATGAACAAATTTATGGGCCTAACTGGAGTATTACTAAAGGATGCACCTTCACTGGCGGGTACAGGACAGACAATGGTTTTAGGTGTACAAGTGCTAGATATGGGTGTATTCCTAGGTATTATCCTAGGTGTTGTAACTGCATTAGTTCACAATAAGTTTATTGATACCGAATTTAATAATGCATTCCAAATTTATGGTGGTGCAAGATTTGTATTTATTGTATTAATTCCAATAGTCGTTTTATTAGCAATTATATTTACATATGTTTGGCCATTTTTCCAAGCTGGTATTGATGCATTAGGATTATTTATTAATCACGCAGGCAATTTTGGAATCTTCCTGTATGGTACACTCGAACGTTTGTTAATTCCAACAGGATTACATCACTTAGTATATACACCATTCTTATATACGAAGTTAGGTGGTATTGCTGAAGTGGGTGGTAAAGTTCTTGAAGGTTCTAGAAATATCTATTTTGCGGAAATTGCTGATACATCTGTAAAAGTATTATCAAAATCTGTGGTATGGGATGCACGCGGATTATCAAAGATGTTTGGTCTTATTGGTGCATGCTTAGCAATGTATCACACAGCCAAAAAAGAAAATAAAGGTAAGATCAAGGCTATCTTAATTGCTGCTGCATTTACTTCATTTATCGCAGGTGTAACAGAACCTATTGAATTCTCGTTCTTATTCGTTGCACCAATCTTATTTGTCGTACATGCATGCTTAAGTGGTCTAGGTATGGTTGCATTTAATGTATTAAATGTTCGAGCAATTGGTCCAAATGGTTTCATCGATTTCTTGTTATATAACTTACCTTTAGGTATTACAAAAACTCATTGGCCAATGTACATTGTTATTGGTATCGTAGAATTCTTTGTTTATTACTTTATTTTCCGTTTCTTAATCCAAAAACTTAATCTTAAGACATTAGGTCGTGAAGATGATGAGAAAGATATGAAGTTACATTCAAAGGCTGAGTATAACGAAAAAGTTAAAGGTGAGAAAGAAGTGGCAGCAAGTTCCGATAAATCGGAAAAGAAAGGAATTGATGCTGGACTAATCATTAAGTGCTTGGGTGGCAAAGATAATATCGTAAAAGTTGATAGTTGCTTTACAAGATTAAGATTAGTAGTTAAATCTTCGGAAGAAATTGATGAAGAAACTCTTAAATCAAAAACTGGTGCATTTGGTGTAGTAAAAGAAGGAACTACTGTACAAGTTATCTATGGTATGAAAATTAACGCTGTTAGAAAAGCAGTTGAAGAGAAATTAGGAATCGGAGAGTAA
- a CDS encoding MurR/RpiR family transcriptional regulator, whose amino-acid sequence MINVQKISQGKQLSDAEVSVLEFLFENKNRILKLGVRGVAKENFTSTSTVMRLSKKLGYKGFVDMYYKLFGNGLMNDDIQIKNPLNHTERYEVSNKLHQSVKDCAKHITETEGLIYVYGSGFMGIMAEYLSKKFLGLGVKLIFSNGDDSIGVFENNLDSIKMLILFSRSGKSKNIVNRLQTANENSIYTVGFTNMTDSYLSQNADCAIKIEDDQSYDDRNQKPTMFYARIIEMIELLVYEYQLLNL is encoded by the coding sequence ATGATAAATGTGCAAAAAATTTCTCAGGGGAAACAACTATCTGATGCTGAAGTATCAGTGCTAGAATTTCTATTTGAAAATAAAAATCGTATTTTAAAATTAGGTGTTAGAGGGGTTGCAAAAGAAAACTTTACTTCAACATCAACAGTTATGAGACTATCTAAAAAATTAGGCTATAAAGGATTTGTCGATATGTACTATAAATTATTTGGCAATGGTCTAATGAATGATGATATTCAGATAAAAAATCCGCTAAATCATACAGAAAGATATGAAGTATCAAATAAATTACATCAGAGTGTGAAAGATTGCGCAAAGCACATTACAGAAACAGAAGGCCTTATCTATGTTTATGGTTCTGGTTTTATGGGTATCATGGCAGAATATTTATCAAAGAAATTTCTTGGCTTGGGTGTAAAACTGATTTTTTCAAATGGCGATGATTCTATTGGCGTTTTTGAGAATAATTTAGATAGTATTAAAATGCTTATATTGTTTTCACGGAGTGGTAAATCAAAAAACATTGTAAATAGATTGCAAACTGCTAATGAAAATTCAATATATACAGTTGGGTTTACTAATATGACAGATAGTTACCTATCTCAAAATGCTGATTGTGCTATCAAAATTGAAGATGACCAAAGCTATGATGACCGTAATCAAAAACCGACTATGTTTTATGCACGTATCATTGAAATGATTGAGTTATTAGTTTATGAATACCAATTGCTTAATCTATAA
- a CDS encoding bifunctional 4-hydroxy-2-oxoglutarate aldolase/2-dehydro-3-deoxy-phosphogluconate aldolase, protein MCIIDKFSEIGIIPVVVIERVEDALPLAKALKNGGLPCAEVTFRTKAASGAIEIIAKELPDFLVGAGTVITKKQVDEAINAGAKFLVAPGCDKEVALYAIGKGIPYIPGTCTPTDIQNALSIGLTDLKFFPAEASGGLKTIKALCGPFPQVRFMPTGGINLNNVKEYLEFDKIYASGGSWMVKSNLINEKRFDEIERLAKEAANLVKDLKI, encoded by the coding sequence ATGTGTATCATTGATAAGTTTTCTGAAATTGGTATTATACCGGTTGTTGTCATTGAGAGAGTTGAAGATGCGTTACCGCTAGCAAAAGCATTAAAAAATGGAGGTCTTCCTTGTGCTGAAGTTACATTTCGAACTAAAGCAGCTTCTGGGGCAATTGAAATAATTGCTAAAGAATTACCTGATTTTTTGGTTGGCGCTGGTACAGTTATCACAAAAAAACAAGTGGATGAAGCAATCAATGCAGGAGCAAAATTTTTAGTTGCACCAGGTTGTGATAAAGAAGTTGCTTTATATGCAATTGGGAAAGGTATTCCATATATTCCTGGAACCTGTACACCTACAGATATTCAAAATGCACTAAGTATCGGTTTGACAGATCTGAAATTTTTTCCGGCAGAAGCAAGTGGAGGTTTAAAAACTATCAAAGCGCTTTGTGGGCCATTCCCACAGGTTCGCTTTATGCCAACTGGTGGAATTAACTTAAATAATGTTAAAGAATATTTAGAGTTTGATAAAATTTATGCTTCTGGTGGTAGTTGGATGGTTAAATCTAATCTTATAAATGAAAAGAGATTCGATGAAATCGAGAGATTAGCAAAGGAAGCTGCAAATCTAGTTAAAGATTTAAAAATATAA
- a CDS encoding dihydroxy-acid dehydratase: MIRPFEKPISANGSVIVLKGNLAPEGAVIKHTACPKEMYKAILRARPFNSEEECLNAVLHHEVQKGDAVFIRYEGPKGSGMPEMFYTSEAISSDAELGKSIALITDGRFSGASTGPVIGHCSPEAAQGGPIALVEENDLIEIDVFARKLNIIGINGELKSEDEINTVLNERRKKLKPFISKNKSALLRMFAKHCVSPMKGAYLDI; encoded by the coding sequence ATAATTCGTCCGTTTGAAAAACCAATTTCCGCTAATGGTTCTGTTATTGTTTTAAAGGGAAATCTAGCACCGGAAGGAGCTGTTATTAAACATACTGCTTGTCCTAAGGAGATGTATAAGGCAATTTTACGTGCAAGACCATTTAATAGTGAAGAGGAATGTTTAAACGCTGTTTTACATCATGAAGTTCAAAAAGGTGATGCAGTTTTTATCAGATATGAAGGCCCTAAGGGATCAGGAATGCCAGAGATGTTCTATACTTCAGAGGCAATTTCTTCAGATGCTGAACTTGGAAAATCTATTGCATTAATAACGGATGGACGTTTTTCGGGTGCTTCTACGGGACCTGTAATTGGACATTGTTCACCAGAGGCAGCACAAGGTGGTCCAATTGCTCTGGTTGAAGAAAATGATTTGATTGAAATTGATGTGTTTGCTAGAAAATTAAATATTATAGGAATAAATGGCGAACTGAAGTCAGAAGATGAAATAAATACTGTATTAAATGAAAGAAGAAAGAAACTTAAACCATTTATTTCTAAGAACAAATCTGCTCTTTTAAGAATGTTCGCGAAGCACTGTGTAAGCCCAATGAAGGGTGCATATTTAGACATATAA
- a CDS encoding IS110 family transposase, which translates to MGKFTKTLCISERKEYSIMEGPIITVDVSKGSCHYQTFIENGHPMRKPKQLSATIDGFQKLGQTIKDLEAKTEREDIPVIFEATGVYHRPLQKYLEDHKIRYYIISPLLSATYRKTSLHSNKTDALDCAHIAKAYYCEKELRQYQAQPQEYKRLYQLSRIYESELVHLRKRKVSLRSMLDIIYPRIDKTFKGNQNLYDPLPMEILKRYPHPSLLLGHREDTIVKTVGHRTGHLKGYTERIVHKIYEKAKECYSGCDIDDIEVVKLPSLIENVQEQKKKCDSLLKEMIEIARTCPYFASVVSIVGIGENLAARIIAELGDVSRFDNRAAIVAYAGLNPKIQQSGDIDGLHFKISKKGNKHLRCLLYLGAQCNYRLRKEDPLYEFTKKKRQQTQCPLSSKAAYTASAHKLLVIIYSLCKNGTLYHS; encoded by the coding sequence ATGGGGAAGTTTACCAAGACATTATGCATATCAGAAAGAAAGGAGTATTCCATCATGGAAGGACCAATCATTACAGTGGATGTATCAAAGGGTTCCTGTCACTACCAGACCTTCATAGAGAATGGACATCCAATGCGAAAACCAAAGCAGCTTTCCGCTACGATCGATGGTTTCCAGAAATTAGGGCAAACTATCAAAGACCTTGAAGCTAAGACAGAACGAGAAGATATACCAGTTATCTTTGAGGCTACAGGTGTCTATCATCGACCACTACAAAAATATCTTGAAGACCACAAGATAAGGTACTACATCATTTCTCCATTATTATCTGCGACCTATCGCAAGACCTCCCTACATAGTAATAAGACAGACGCATTAGACTGTGCACATATCGCAAAAGCGTACTATTGTGAGAAGGAACTAAGACAATATCAAGCACAACCACAAGAGTACAAAAGACTCTATCAATTGAGCCGTATATATGAAAGTGAGTTGGTTCATCTTCGGAAACGCAAAGTGAGTTTGAGATCCATGCTGGATATCATATATCCAAGGATTGATAAGACCTTTAAAGGGAATCAAAATCTGTATGATCCACTCCCAATGGAGATATTAAAAAGATATCCTCATCCATCCTTACTATTGGGCCATAGAGAGGATACCATCGTTAAGACCGTTGGGCATCGTACAGGTCATTTAAAAGGATATACAGAAAGAATCGTACATAAGATCTACGAGAAGGCAAAGGAGTGCTATTCAGGATGTGATATCGATGATATAGAAGTAGTCAAATTGCCAAGCTTGATAGAGAACGTGCAGGAACAGAAGAAAAAATGCGATTCACTATTGAAGGAAATGATAGAGATAGCACGAACATGTCCTTATTTTGCATCTGTTGTTAGTATTGTTGGAATCGGAGAGAATCTGGCAGCCCGTATCATAGCAGAGCTTGGAGATGTAAGCCGATTTGATAACAGAGCGGCTATCGTGGCATATGCAGGCTTGAATCCAAAGATACAACAATCCGGAGATATTGATGGACTGCATTTCAAGATATCAAAGAAAGGCAATAAGCATTTGCGATGCCTTTTATACCTTGGTGCACAATGTAATTATCGATTGCGCAAAGAAGATCCACTATATGAATTCACCAAAAAGAAAAGACAGCAGACCCAATGCCCATTGTCGTCTAAAGCTGCCTATACTGCTAGTGCTCATAAATTACTGGTCATAATCTATAGCCTATGTAAGAATGGTACTCTATATCATTCTTAG
- a CDS encoding dihydroxy-acid dehydratase, with the protein MSDKELISQRMRKVAPELDPLRLGAGWTVEDLSKPQIIIESTYGDSHPGSAGLGRLVEAARKGITKEGGHGARYFTTDMCDGESQGTDGINYSLPSREIIADMIEIQANATPFDAGVFIASCDKGLPANLMALARINIPSVVVSGGTMNAGPELLTLEQLGMYSAKYERGEIDEAKLNWAKQNACPSCGACSFIGTASTMQIIAEALGLSLPGSALLPATSKDLEEYAFESGRLAVKLARTGLKPHDFITKESFENAILVHAAIAGSTNAMLHIPAIAHEFGIDIDGDTFDRLHRGAHYLLNVRPSGEWPAEFFYYAGGVPAIMEELRSVLHLDVMTVTGKTLRENLDDLKKNGFYEKCQNLLDIRNKLSGLKIKT; encoded by the coding sequence ATGAGTGATAAAGAATTAATCAGCCAACGAATGCGGAAAGTTGCTCCTGAATTAGACCCATTACGTTTAGGTGCAGGATGGACGGTAGAAGATCTTAGCAAACCACAAATTATTATTGAAAGTACATATGGAGATTCACATCCAGGGTCTGCAGGTCTGGGGCGATTGGTCGAAGCAGCTCGTAAAGGGATTACTAAAGAAGGTGGACATGGAGCTCGTTATTTTACAACAGATATGTGTGATGGTGAAAGTCAAGGAACTGATGGAATTAATTATTCCCTTCCTAGTAGAGAAATCATTGCAGATATGATTGAAATTCAGGCAAATGCAACTCCGTTTGATGCAGGTGTATTTATTGCAAGCTGTGATAAAGGCTTACCAGCAAATCTTATGGCACTCGCAAGAATTAATATTCCAAGTGTAGTAGTAAGCGGTGGAACAATGAATGCCGGTCCAGAATTACTTACTCTGGAACAATTGGGCATGTATAGTGCTAAATATGAGCGTGGTGAAATAGACGAAGCAAAATTAAACTGGGCAAAACAAAACGCATGTCCAAGTTGTGGTGCATGTTCATTTATTGGAACAGCATCTACCATGCAAATCATTGCTGAAGCATTAGGGCTAAGTTTACCTGGTTCTGCTCTATTACCAGCTACTTCGAAAGATTTAGAAGAATATGCATTTGAATCTGGAAGACTTGCTGTAAAATTAGCAAGAACCGGATTAAAACCACATGATTTTATTACAAAAGAAAGTTTTGAAAATGCAATTCTAGTGCATGCTGCAATTGCAGGAAGTACAAATGCAATGCTACATATTCCTGCAATTGCACATGAATTTGGTATTGATATAGATGGAGATACATTTGACCGCTTACATCGCGGCGCCCATTATTTACTCAATGTACGACCATCTGGCGAATGGCCAGCAGAATTTTTCTATTATGCTGGAGGTGTACCAGCAATTATGGAAGAGCTTCGTTCGGTGTTGCATTTAGATGTTATGACAGTAACAGGGAAAACACTCAGAGAAAACTTAGATGATTTAAAGAAGAATGGCTTTTATGAAAAATGTCAAAATTTATTAGACATTAGAAATAAACTTTCAGGTTTAAAAATAAAAACTTGA
- a CDS encoding sugar kinase — MKKIVTLGEIMMRLSPTSVNRFVQSDEFKVIYGGGEANVAVSLANYGNESSFVTKLPKHEIGQSAVNSLQHYGVNTKNIVRGGNRVGIYFCETGSSLRPSKVIYDRAHSAISEACVEDFDFDKIMQDKDWFHWTGITPAISDSAAEIVLEACKAAKRNNVKVSVDLNFRKKLWTSEKAQSIMRPLMKYVDVCIGNEEDAALCLGFKPDSDVESASTDASGYYNIFKQMREEFNFDLVVSTLRESYSATHNGWKALLYDGDEFYESKHYDLNPITDRVGGGDSFAAGLIHGLLNLSNNHEALEFAAAASALKHTITGDYNLVSEDEVFSLMNGNTNGRVQR; from the coding sequence ATGAAAAAAATCGTAACACTTGGTGAAATAATGATGAGACTATCGCCTACTTCAGTTAATCGTTTTGTACAAAGTGATGAATTTAAAGTTATCTATGGTGGTGGTGAAGCAAATGTAGCCGTTTCACTTGCAAATTATGGTAATGAATCGTCATTTGTCACAAAACTTCCAAAACATGAAATTGGTCAATCTGCAGTAAATTCCTTGCAACATTATGGCGTAAATACAAAAAATATTGTCCGTGGTGGTAATCGCGTTGGTATCTACTTTTGTGAGACAGGTTCTTCTTTACGCCCTTCTAAGGTAATATATGATAGAGCTCATAGCGCAATCTCCGAAGCTTGCGTTGAAGATTTTGATTTTGACAAAATTATGCAAGATAAAGATTGGTTTCATTGGACGGGTATAACTCCAGCGATTTCAGATAGTGCTGCTGAAATTGTATTAGAAGCATGTAAAGCAGCAAAAAGAAATAATGTAAAAGTTTCTGTAGATTTAAATTTCAGAAAGAAGTTATGGACATCTGAAAAGGCACAATCAATCATGCGCCCGTTAATGAAATATGTTGATGTGTGCATTGGAAACGAAGAAGATGCGGCATTATGTCTGGGATTTAAACCCGATAGCGATGTTGAATCTGCTTCAACCGATGCTTCGGGATATTACAATATATTCAAACAAATGCGTGAAGAATTTAATTTTGATTTAGTAGTATCTACACTACGTGAAAGCTATTCTGCAACACATAATGGTTGGAAAGCACTATTATATGATGGAGATGAATTTTATGAATCTAAACACTACGATCTAAATCCAATTACCGATAGAGTTGGTGGTGGCGATTCATTTGCAGCGGGATTAATCCATGGATTGCTTAATCTATCTAATAATCATGAAGCACTGGAGTTTGCAGCAGCTGCTTCAGCTTTAAAACATACAATTACAGGAGATTATAATCTTGTTTCGGAAGATGAAGTATTTTCGTTAATGAATGGAAATACAAATGGAAGAGTACAAAGATAA
- a CDS encoding V-type ATP synthase subunit D codes for MAAQAVATKGNLIKARKSLALAQNGFELMDRKRNILIREMMSQVEKVKVLREQITSAYQTGYYLLQQANMSSGMITAITEQIKVDDSIKLTYRSVMGVEVPNIIYHQPESVEVPYGLEGTSSRIDEAYIQFQKVKQITLVLAEVDNSIYRLANAISKTQKRANALKNVVIPRYQSSIKEMTESLEEKEREEFSRMKVIKAQKEN; via the coding sequence ATGGCAGCGCAGGCAGTTGCGACAAAGGGTAATCTTATCAAAGCCCGCAAATCCCTGGCTCTTGCTCAAAACGGCTTTGAACTAATGGATCGTAAGCGTAATATTTTGATTCGTGAAATGATGTCCCAGGTAGAGAAGGTAAAAGTTCTACGTGAACAGATTACCAGTGCGTATCAAACAGGATACTATTTACTACAACAGGCAAATATGTCTAGTGGTATGATTACTGCAATCACAGAACAGATAAAAGTAGATGATTCAATTAAACTCACATATCGTAGTGTTATGGGTGTTGAAGTTCCTAATATTATCTACCACCAACCTGAGAGTGTGGAAGTGCCATACGGTTTAGAGGGCACATCGTCACGTATCGATGAAGCGTACATCCAATTTCAGAAAGTAAAACAGATTACATTGGTTTTAGCAGAGGTAGATAATTCTATCTATCGTCTAGCAAATGCAATCTCCAAAACACAAAAACGTGCAAATGCTTTAAAGAATGTTGTGATACCTCGTTATCAATCATCTATTAAAGAAATGACTGAATCTTTGGAAGAAAAAGAACGTGAAGAGTTCTCACGTATGAAAGTCATTAAAGCACAGAAAGAGAATTAG
- a CDS encoding V-type ATP synthase subunit B, producing MSLQLLGLDEIQGSLVALDHVKNVSNEEMVSILLNNGSRRKGRVVEIEGERAIIQVFEGTDGLGKTNTKTKLLGHPMVLGVSKEILGRTFNGVGDPIDNLGPVYINKYEDVNGKPLNPVSREYPRNYINTGISAIDGLNTLIRGQKLPIFSGSGLPHDKLASQIVRQASLTGQDAENFCIVFGAMGVKNDVADTFRRSFEETGVMDKVCMFINLSDDPILERIMTPRCALTAAEYLAYECDMNVLVILTDMTAYCEAVREFSSSKGEIPSRKGFPGYMYSDLASLYERAGIVKGGKGSVTQIPILTMPNDDITHPVPDLTGYITEGQIVLDRDLYLNNINPPIGILSSLSRLMKDGIGEGYTRADHQDVANQLFACYAKVQDARSLASVIGEDELSPLDKQYIAFGKRFESIFLGQGYRVNRSMKETLGLGWALLSLLPKEALDRLDPKIIEANYDSEHAEHTIQLIIKGEE from the coding sequence ATGAGTTTACAGTTATTAGGTTTAGATGAAATCCAAGGCTCTCTTGTTGCATTGGATCATGTAAAAAATGTTTCAAACGAAGAAATGGTTTCAATTCTTCTAAACAATGGCTCGAGACGTAAAGGCAGAGTTGTTGAAATTGAAGGGGAACGTGCCATTATTCAGGTATTTGAAGGAACAGATGGATTAGGTAAAACAAATACAAAGACAAAGTTATTAGGACATCCAATGGTATTAGGGGTATCCAAAGAAATTCTTGGTCGTACATTTAATGGTGTAGGTGATCCAATTGATAACCTTGGACCTGTATACATCAACAAATATGAGGATGTAAATGGTAAGCCTTTAAACCCAGTTTCTCGTGAATATCCACGTAACTACATCAATACAGGTATCTCTGCGATTGATGGATTAAATACTTTAATTCGTGGACAAAAATTACCTATTTTCTCTGGTTCAGGTTTACCACATGATAAGCTTGCTAGCCAGATTGTTAGACAAGCATCACTAACAGGACAGGATGCGGAAAACTTCTGTATTGTGTTTGGTGCGATGGGTGTTAAGAATGACGTAGCGGATACATTCAGACGTTCTTTTGAAGAAACGGGTGTAATGGATAAGGTATGTATGTTTATTAACTTATCTGATGACCCAATCCTTGAAAGAATTATGACTCCACGTTGTGCATTAACAGCTGCTGAATATCTTGCATATGAATGTGATATGAACGTTCTTGTTATTTTGACAGATATGACAGCGTATTGTGAAGCTGTACGTGAGTTCTCATCCTCTAAGGGTGAAATTCCTTCACGTAAAGGTTTCCCTGGATACATGTATTCTGACTTAGCTTCTTTATACGAAAGAGCAGGTATCGTTAAAGGTGGAAAGGGTTCTGTTACACAGATTCCTATCTTAACAATGCCTAACGATGATATCACTCATCCAGTGCCTGACTTAACTGGATATATTACAGAAGGTCAGATTGTATTAGATCGTGACTTATATCTCAATAACATCAATCCACCAATCGGAATTCTATCTTCATTATCCCGTTTGATGAAGGATGGTATTGGTGAGGGTTATACAAGAGCAGACCATCAGGATGTTGCGAACCAGTTATTTGCATGTTATGCAAAAGTACAGGACGCAAGATCTCTAGCGAGTGTTATCGGTGAAGATGAACTATCTCCATTAGATAAACAATATATTGCGTTTGGTAAGAGATTTGAATCTATATTTTTAGGACAGGGATATCGTGTCAATCGTTCCATGAAGGAAACGCTTGGACTTGGTTGGGCATTATTATCCTTACTTCCTAAGGAAGCGTTAGATCGTCTTGATCCTAAGATCATTGAAGCTAACTACGACTCTGAACATGCTGAGCATACGATTCAGTTAATTATTAAAGGAGAAGAGTAG